The window GAATACTTTGATCTTTAGTGAGTTTTTAGAAAATAGAGTTAAAGACTATAGCTTTCCTCAGTTAAAAAGAAAAGCAATTATACATGGTCATTGCCATCATAAAGCGATTATAAAGATGAAAGATGAACTATCAGTTTTAAAAAAAATAGGACTTGATTGTAATGTGCTTGATGCCGGATGTTGTGGCATGGCAGGGAGTTTTGGTTTTGAAGAAAAGAATTACAAAATATCAGTTGCAGCCGGAGAACGTATTTTGCTTCCAGTGGTAAGAAAGATTGAAGATGATACACTTATAGTCATGAATGGTTTCAGTTGTAAAGAACAAGTATCGCAGCTGGCACACCAACGATCTTTCCATCTTGTAGAAGTTTTAAAAATGTCAATAGAATCAGGCAAAAGTCATTCCGAGTATATTAAATAATGTTTTCCGGAATATATTTCTACCATTGCTCATGCCCTTAAAACCTTTGATTATACTCGTGGTTAAAACTGTACTATAAAAAAATACATGAACCTTATTACTATCCTGATTCCCACTTATCATAGACCAGAAGCACTTGCTGTTCTTTTGACGAGCCTTTATTTTCAAACAGAAAAAGGATATAAAATTATTATTTCAGATCAGTCAAAAGATAATTGTAATGAGAATAGTGTATCTCTTCAGACAGTAATTAATTTACATCGATCTCGCGGTACTTTTGTGACTATTCTCAAGAATCTTCCTACCAGAGGTCTGGCTCATCAAAGGCAGTTTTTGCTTGATCAGACAGAAAGTAAATATTGCCTTTATTTAGACGATGATCTTATCCTGGAATCATTTGTCATTAAGAATTTAAAGGATGTTTTGATGAAGGAACAATGTGGCTTTACCGGAAATGCTGTTATAGGACTATCATATCTGAATGATGAAAGATCTCATGAACAAGCGATGGAATTATGGGAGGAAAAAGTTAAACCCGAAACTGTAGAGCCAGGAACAAAGGAATGGCTAAGATATCGATTGCATAATGCTGCCAATATATTACATGTTCAAAGACATAAAAGGTTTCATTCTGAATTTCCTGTTCCTTACAAAATCGCCTGGGTAGGAGGCTGTGTTATGTATGATACTGAAAAATTAAGAGATGTAGGAGGTTTTTCTTTCTGGAGGGACCTTCCTGTAAACCATTGTGGAGAAGACGTGCTTGCTCAATTAAGAGTAATGAAGAAATATGGAGGTTGTGGAGTGATCCCCAGTGGTGCTTATCATCAGGAACTTGAAACTACAGTTCATGACAGAGGAATTAATGCACCGGAGTATCTTAAGATATAAAGTATTGATTGTCACAAAAGAACTCTTTTCAAAATCAAGTTTGTTTTACTATTGATTAATATTATTTATGAAATAACTAAGGTATGGAATCTAAAAAAGGAAGTTCAAAAGCAGGAGCAAGCGGGGAAAATGTCGTTTCTGAAAGTGGAGTAGCACGTAAAAAAGGAGAAATATTTATAGATAAAGCTATTGGAGATCCAAGTTCCGAAGTTGAAGGTGAAGAAATAGAAAGTTGGGGAGTATACCTTCAAGGAAATGATCGGACTATTTTAGGTCTTTTCTATAATAGAGATTTGGCAGATATCTTCTTAAATAGCATAAAGGATTCAGATGTTCTTAAAAATATAGAAAAATCAGGCATTTGAAATGTATAGTTTTCTTTACCTTGAAATGCCTAAAAATAAATGTTGAATAACAGAAAAAGGAGACATCAATGTCTCCTTTTTTGTTAGTATATTATCAACTTTTTTCAGGCATGAATATTTTCCTGTCTTTTTTCTAAAGTTACCCTTTCTCCTGTTTTAGCCGATTTATAAATGGCCTCAATTATCTGAATATCGATAAGCCCGTCTATGCCGGAAGCTCTATTATGAATACCGTTAATTATTGTGTCAGCAATACCTTCCATCTGGGCTTTTTGCTGGTTGATCCTTTTCATTTTAAGAGTGCCTTGTTCTGTGGCACCTTTCAGACCATAGTAGTAATATGCAGGACTTATTTCAATCCAGCCTTTTTCTGCTTCTATAAACAATTTGTCCGACTCTTTGGTGTAGCTCGAACTGCAAAAGGCAATTACACCATCAGGAAATTCCATTTCCCAGGTTACATCACCATCCACTTCGCTGGGCCTGTCAAAAATTTTATTTTCTATTTTTACATTTTTGACTGCTATTGGATTTTGTCCGACAACATATCTTGCAGCCTGTATTACGTAAATTCCTACATCTACAAGTGAACCGCCCCCCGCAAGATCCTTTTTAAGTCTCCATTGACCATTGTCTTCAATCTTAAATCCAAAGCTTCCTATTATTTTCTTTAACTTTCCTTTTGCTTTAGTCTGGCCTAACTTCATAGCCTCCAGGTGGTGAGGTTCAAAATGCAGCCTGTATCCTACAAATAATTCCACATTTGCGTTTTTACAAGCATTGATCATTCTTTCACATTGTTTTACTGAAGTGGCCATAGGCTTTTCAGTTATAACATGCTTGCCAGCTAAAGCTGCCCTTATTACATATTCTTCATGCATTGAATTTGGCAATGCTATGTACACAATATCTATATCCGGATTGTCTTTTATCAAATCAAAGTTCTCATAATTATAGATGTTTTTTTCTGGTATATCATATTTAGTGGAATACTCCTGCGCTTTATCTTCAGAACCTGTAACAATACCTTTCAGACTGAATGATTCACTTTGGATGATGGCAGGTATTAACTGACCGGTACTGTATTTTCCCAGTCCTACCATTGCCAATCCCAGCTTTTTATTTGTATCTGACATAAAAATTTATGTTTTAATTATATCACCTTATCTAAGAAATATAAATGAACTTTTTTAAATCTGAAGTTCATATCAAAAAAATGACCTTGAATTAACTTCAAGGTCATTTTTTATTTAGAATAGCATTACATATTATGCCATTGCTTTCTGATTGACTGATTTCTTAGCCAGATCATTAAGCTTTGTGTCTGCTTTCTTTTCTTCATTCAATGTTTCGGAAAGCAATTGATGTATTTCTTTATGTCCTAACTTCTCAGCATAATGAACTACAGTTCCATATCCTGAAATTTCATAATGCTCTATTTTTTGAGCGGCAGCAATCAGTCCCGCATCTTTTACCTCAGGCGTGGCATTTTCGTCAATAAGGTCTTTTCCTTCTTCAATTAACCCTTCCATAGCAAGGCATTTCGTATTGCCATGTTTTATGTTTAGCAACGCGAAAACCCTGTCTAATCTTTCTTTTTGTCCTTTAGTTTCCTCAAGATGAGATTCAAAAGCTTCCTTTAATGTAGCATTATGGGCTTCTTTGGCCATTTTAGGTAATGCCTGAATCAATTGTCTTTCTGCACTATAAAGATCTTTGAGTTCATATTCAAAAAGATCTTCCAGGTTTTTAAGTTTTTTTGTCATTATAATATTTTAATGATTCTCTAAAAAAAACACCTCCCGTTTTTAAATTGTTTTTTTTGAATGTTTATATGATTTTCTAATTTTCTTTTAATGCAGGTATTGTAATTAATGAAGTGTAAATATTCACTATTAAATAAGCTTCACTGAATTTTTACCTTAATAGATGAAATGGTGGAGAGAAGGTTTATATATACCTTCTTTTAAACAAAGGAGCTTTAAATTTTGTTAAATTTTTATTTGCTGGATATGAAGAACAAAAATCCCTCATTTATTAAAAAAACTCATTCTGTTATTCTTCTTTTTTTTATAATTGGACAGATATTAACAGATGGAGAGATTATATTGTAAACCTGAATGATCTGGGAGGGATAGAAATGAGATTAAGGTTGATAAAATGAAAGAAAAGACTTTGTACATTGTAAGACATGGAGAAACAGATTACAATGCCTGCCATATTCTTCAGGGCTCTGGAGTTGACCTTGGGCTGAATGAAAAAGGTCTTTTACAATCTCAAAATTTTTATGAATTCTATAAAAGTATTCCGTTTACAAAGATATATACTTCAATACTCAAAAGAAGTATTCAGTCTGTTGATCTATTTATTAAATGGGGTATTTCTCATGAAGCATATATTGAATTGAATGAAATCAGTTATGGTATATATGATGGCGTTAAATCAAGTATTGAGCCTGAAGGTCTTTATAAGAAATTGACTCAAAAATGGAACGAAGGGAATATGGATGCAAAACTGCCGGATGGAGAAAGCCCGATTGATGTGCGTGACCGTATCAGGCCCTTTTTGCAACATTTAATCCATGATGTAACAGATGAATATATACTTATCTGCATTCATGGAAGAGTTATGAGAATTCTCTTAGCCACTTTAATTGAGCTTGATCTCATTGATATGAATCTTTTTAATCACAGTAATATGGGTTTATATGTAGTAAAATATCGTTCTCCATTTTTTTGCTTTGAAAAATTCAATGATCTGACACATCTTCAGGTACATCCTTTTGATTCATAACATATGCATTTCTCACGATGTTTTCTTTTTATAATATTATAGCTACTATAAAAATGAAGAATTATGAAACTTATCAGTTCAGTATTCAAAAATGGAGAAACTATTCCAAAGAAATATACATGTGAGGGGCCGAATATCAGTCCACCATTGCAATTTATTGATATACCATCTAAAACCTATAGCCTTGTATTAACTGTTGTAGATGCTGATACACTTGGTGAAACGCCATGGGTACATTGGCTTGTCTTTAATATACCAGGTACTTCAAATGGATTTGAAGAAGGAGCGGTGAGTCCTGGTTCGATTGAAGGCTTATGTAATGGGAATACTTTTGGATATGAAGGTCCTTGTCCTCCTGAAAATAAGCACAGATATGTCTTTAAACTTTATGCACTGGACATTGTTTTGCCTCTTGCTCCGGAATCTAATAAAGAAACTGTTCTTAAGTTATCGAAGGGACATGTAATTGAAGAAGCCGAACTGGTAGGTATTTATCAGAAAGAAAAATTGATTAAAGAAAAGGTTAAATAATAGAAAGTTAAGTGAAGTACAATAATACAGCTGTAGGAATTGACAAAACTGAAGTAAAAAAAATAGGTGTTCTGAGAGCAAATGCTCTTGGTGATTTTATTGTAACGCTTACAGCAATTCAGTCTTTAAACCATTTCTTTCCAAATGCTGAAATTATTTTATTTGGGAAGGAATGGCATAAATTTTTTTTGGAGGAAACAGATAACAACGGTTTAAGGAGAACTTGCATAAACCGTGTAATAGTCATTCCTGTAATGAATGGCTTAAGGGAAGAACCTGGGGTAACGGAAAATCCTGATGAAACAGAGTTATTCTTTAAATCTGTTCAAAATGAAAATTTTGACCTGGCCATTAGTTTTCAAGGGAAAGGAAATGCTGCAATACCTTTTTTAAAAAGATTAAATGCAAAGTATACTATAGGACTTAGTTGTGAAGAATCTGAGCAGCCAGACAACAGTCTTAACTTTTATTACTACCAATCAGAACTTATCAGATATCTGGAAGTAGTTTCTCTTACAGGAGCTCAGCAACTTCTTGAGCCTCCTAAGATCCATTTGTTTCATAAAGATTATTCTGAGGTTCACAAATATATTGAGAGCAATAGCATCAATGGTAGGTTTATCGCCATTCATACCTGTGGCAAAGATATAAGAAGGATGTGGACAAAAGAAAAGTTCTCCGCATTGAGCAGATTACTTGTTAAATCCGGATTTGTTGTCGTTCTGACTGGCTCTGAAGAAGACAGAACATACAACGAAGAGATAGTTAAGATGTCCGGGAATGTTATCTTTGATTCTTCTGGTCTTTTTTCAATAGGTGGACTTGCTGCTTTTTATAATTTATCTTCTCTGGTTATATCTATTGATACAGGAGCACTTCATGTAGCCATTGCTGCACAGGCTAAAACTGTTGGTTTATATTGGGCGCCTAACCTTATCAACTGGGCTCCTCTCACAAGAGAAAAACATAGGCCGGTAATAGGTTGGGAAATAAAATGCTGCGTTTGTGGGATTGCTCCTGTTGATCCATATCCATTCGAACCACATAGTGAAAATTGCCAGCACCAACATTCATTTATTGAATCAATTTCAGTCGAAGAGGTTTATAATGCAGCAATGAAATTATTAAGATAATTCTATGTTTTTAAGGGTTTAACCAGATCAGAAAGTTTATATCTAATTTACTACGTTTGTTTTAACCCCACCTTATTAATCCGGAAAATAACAAATGTCCATGAAATTCTATTAAATCAATAGAGAGGATTATAAGGATGAAAGATTTGAGGGGATTGAATCCAAAGAAAATAGCAATATTCAGAGCACTACAGCTGGGAGATATGTTATGTGCAATTCCAGCAATAAGGGCCTTAAAGAAGTGTCTTCCAGATTCAGAAATCATATTGATAGGCCTGCCATGGGCAAAAGCTTTTGTTGACAGATATCCAATGTACTTTTCCGGATTTATAAAATTCCCAGGCTTTCCTGGACTACCAGAACAGGAATATAAACCTGTTGAATTTATAAAGTTTGCAGAACACGTACTTGCAGCAAGATTTGATTTAATCATTCAGATGCAAGGTAATGGATCAATTGTAAATCCGATGGTAGAGTTATTCGGTGCAAAGAGTACAGCAGGGTATTTTAAATCCGGAGATTTTTGTCCAGATAAGGATTTGTATATGGAATATCCTGAAGGCTTGTCAGAGATAGAAAGGCATCTTTCTTTAATGAGATATTTAGGAGTTAAGCCTGATGGCAAGATGTTAGAATTTCCTCTTAAAGAGGATGAAAATATTTTGTTTGATAATCTGGTTGCAAAATATAGGTTGAATCCAGGAGATTATGTAGTGCTTCATCCAGGGTCAAGAGATACCACAAGGAGATGGAATCCTGAATACTTTGCAAACATAGGAGATATGATTTCAAAAAAGGGATATAAGATTGTTTTGACAGGTACGAAAGAAGAGAAGAAAATAGTCAGGGAAGTGAAAGGCCTTATGAATTATAAGCCTGTAGACCTAGTAGAGAAAACTTGTCTGGGGGTTCTAACATCATTAATCCGAAATGCAAAAATGCTTTTCTCAAATGATACAGGGGTTTCACATCTTGCATCTGTAACAAAAACCAAAAGTCTTGTAATATTTCTTAATTCTGATCCGCACAGATGGGCTCCTCTGAATAAAAGAATTCATCATATTATTTTACCTCATGAAGCAAGAAATTTTAAATATGTATTAAAGAAAACAGA is drawn from Sporocytophaga myxococcoides and contains these coding sequences:
- a CDS encoding glycosyltransferase family 2 protein, with protein sequence MNLITILIPTYHRPEALAVLLTSLYFQTEKGYKIIISDQSKDNCNENSVSLQTVINLHRSRGTFVTILKNLPTRGLAHQRQFLLDQTESKYCLYLDDDLILESFVIKNLKDVLMKEQCGFTGNAVIGLSYLNDERSHEQAMELWEEKVKPETVEPGTKEWLRYRLHNAANILHVQRHKRFHSEFPVPYKIAWVGGCVMYDTEKLRDVGGFSFWRDLPVNHCGEDVLAQLRVMKKYGGCGVIPSGAYHQELETTVHDRGINAPEYLKI
- a CDS encoding Gfo/Idh/MocA family protein translates to MSDTNKKLGLAMVGLGKYSTGQLIPAIIQSESFSLKGIVTGSEDKAQEYSTKYDIPEKNIYNYENFDLIKDNPDIDIVYIALPNSMHEEYVIRAALAGKHVITEKPMATSVKQCERMINACKNANVELFVGYRLHFEPHHLEAMKLGQTKAKGKLKKIIGSFGFKIEDNGQWRLKKDLAGGGSLVDVGIYVIQAARYVVGQNPIAVKNVKIENKIFDRPSEVDGDVTWEMEFPDGVIAFCSSSYTKESDKLFIEAEKGWIEISPAYYYYGLKGATEQGTLKMKRINQQKAQMEGIADTIINGIHNRASGIDGLIDIQIIEAIYKSAKTGERVTLEKRQENIHA
- a CDS encoding YciE/YciF ferroxidase family protein, which gives rise to MTKKLKNLEDLFEYELKDLYSAERQLIQALPKMAKEAHNATLKEAFESHLEETKGQKERLDRVFALLNIKHGNTKCLAMEGLIEEGKDLIDENATPEVKDAGLIAAAQKIEHYEISGYGTVVHYAEKLGHKEIHQLLSETLNEEKKADTKLNDLAKKSVNQKAMA
- a CDS encoding histidine phosphatase family protein; this translates as MKEKTLYIVRHGETDYNACHILQGSGVDLGLNEKGLLQSQNFYEFYKSIPFTKIYTSILKRSIQSVDLFIKWGISHEAYIELNEISYGIYDGVKSSIEPEGLYKKLTQKWNEGNMDAKLPDGESPIDVRDRIRPFLQHLIHDVTDEYILICIHGRVMRILLATLIELDLIDMNLFNHSNMGLYVVKYRSPFFCFEKFNDLTHLQVHPFDS
- a CDS encoding YbhB/YbcL family Raf kinase inhibitor-like protein, whose product is MKLISSVFKNGETIPKKYTCEGPNISPPLQFIDIPSKTYSLVLTVVDADTLGETPWVHWLVFNIPGTSNGFEEGAVSPGSIEGLCNGNTFGYEGPCPPENKHRYVFKLYALDIVLPLAPESNKETVLKLSKGHVIEEAELVGIYQKEKLIKEKVK
- a CDS encoding glycosyltransferase family 9 protein — translated: MKYNNTAVGIDKTEVKKIGVLRANALGDFIVTLTAIQSLNHFFPNAEIILFGKEWHKFFLEETDNNGLRRTCINRVIVIPVMNGLREEPGVTENPDETELFFKSVQNENFDLAISFQGKGNAAIPFLKRLNAKYTIGLSCEESEQPDNSLNFYYYQSELIRYLEVVSLTGAQQLLEPPKIHLFHKDYSEVHKYIESNSINGRFIAIHTCGKDIRRMWTKEKFSALSRLLVKSGFVVVLTGSEEDRTYNEEIVKMSGNVIFDSSGLFSIGGLAAFYNLSSLVISIDTGALHVAIAAQAKTVGLYWAPNLINWAPLTREKHRPVIGWEIKCCVCGIAPVDPYPFEPHSENCQHQHSFIESISVEEVYNAAMKLLR
- a CDS encoding glycosyltransferase family 9 protein; amino-acid sequence: MKDLRGLNPKKIAIFRALQLGDMLCAIPAIRALKKCLPDSEIILIGLPWAKAFVDRYPMYFSGFIKFPGFPGLPEQEYKPVEFIKFAEHVLAARFDLIIQMQGNGSIVNPMVELFGAKSTAGYFKSGDFCPDKDLYMEYPEGLSEIERHLSLMRYLGVKPDGKMLEFPLKEDENILFDNLVAKYRLNPGDYVVLHPGSRDTTRRWNPEYFANIGDMISKKGYKIVLTGTKEEKKIVREVKGLMNYKPVDLVEKTCLGVLTSLIRNAKMLFSNDTGVSHLASVTKTKSLVIFLNSDPHRWAPLNKRIHHIILPHEARNFKYVLKKTEDILMS